GTTGGTGGCGGACGGACTGCTGTGCCTGTGGAAGGAGCAGGTGGAGCGGGCGCAGTATCCGGTGTTCTTTCAGGGGATGGCGGCCTTGGAGAAGGAGGCCGTTGAGCTGGTCGTGTACGACACGTTGGTGGTCAACGGCCTCCTCCAGACCGAGGAGTACATGAGGGCGTTGCTCGGCATGCGGTGCCCTCCACTCGACCCAGAAACCATCGAGCAGCGGGTGATCGCACGACTCGCTCGGCAGGAGATCTTCGATCGGCGGCCCGTACCGCTGTTGAGTTTCGTGATGGACGAGTCAGTACTGCGGCGCCGATACGGCGGAAAGGGCGTGCTGCGGGGGCAGTTGGAGCAGCTCCTGCTGATCGGGCAGAAGAGGAACGTGGCGCTCCAGGTCATGCCGCTCGACAGCGACGAAAGCGCCGGTGTGGACGGACCGTTCACGATCGTCTCGCGCAGTGACGGAAAGAGGTTCGTCTACGCCGAGGCGCAGGGAACCAGCGCTCTCCAGACCGACCCAGAACAGGCGGTTCTCGCTGCTGCCCGTTATGGGATGATCCGATCACAGGCTCTCACTCCGCGAGAGTCACTGGAGTTCATCGAAGGGTTGCTGGGATCGCTATGAACATCGTCGAGTCCTCGACCGTCGTATCCGGCCTCGCCTGGGTCAAGAGCAGCTACAGCGGTGCTGAGGGCGGTCAGTGTGTAGAGGTCGCTGCCGCTACGGCAGTTGTGCATGTCCGGGACTCCAAGGCCGTCGCCGGGCCCGTTCTCATCGTGTCGCGTGCGGCGTGGGCGGGGTTCGTCGGGCTGGCCTCGTCGGAGCGGGGCGTCTGACGCTCGTGCGATCGCGAGAGCCCTGCCGGTTCCTTTCGGACGGCAGGGCTCTCTTGTGGGTGGGGGTGCCTGTCAGTTCTCGGCGTCTCCCGGGGGCCGGGTGTCACCGGGTTCCCAACCGGCCTCGCGCAGACGCCGGGTGAACTCGGCGTTGAAGGTGGCGATACGGATGGTCATACGCCCTCCTGAGGGCCGCGCGGCCGAGGACACGGCCGACAGCGGGCACCTCGAATTCTCCGAGAGCGGATGAATGGTGTCCAACGGAGCGCCAGGGAAGCTTCCGTAGTTCCGGGAAATTTCTCCTACGACCCACCAATCCGGACCCGCCGCCGGTTCCGAAGGAGAGGGCACACGGCCCGCAGAGGGCGGGCCGCGCATCTTCACGGGGGCGTTCATGCGCAAGCAAGCGGTCATCGGCGTACTGACCATGGCGGTGGCGATCGGCACGGTCGGTGCCGTCGGAACCGGGGCACTGGGCGGATCCGGGGCCTCGGGCGGATCGCCGGTGTCGAAGGAGGTCTCGGCGAACGAGTCCTCCGAGACCGGCACCGGCACTGGGAGCGGTACCGGGACCGGCGTCGAGTCCAAGGGCGGGTTCCTCGGCGGGGCGAAGGTGCCCGGCGGGCTGAAGGCCGTCGGCCTCACCGCCGACCAGCGGCTCGTCGTCTTCCGCGTCGACAAGCCCGGCGCCGCCGTCCCGCTCGGCAGGGTCCGGGGCCTCAAGGGCGACACCAGGCTCGTCGGCATCGACTACCGCGTCCAGAACAACAAGCTGTACGGCGTCGGGGACAAGGGCGGGGTCTACACCCTCCGCGAGGTGGGCGCCAAGGCCACCAAGGTCTCCCAGCTCACCGCCGCCCTCCAGGGCACGGCGTACGGCGTCGACTTCAACCCCGCCGCCAACCGCCTGCGGGTGATCAGCGACACCGGCCAGAACCTCCGCCACAACCTCGACGACCCCCAGGGCGCCCCGGCCGCCGGCACCACGGCCGTCGACGGCACCCTCACCAACCCGCCGGTCCCGCCCGCCACGGCCGGCGTCACCGCCCGCGGGGTGACCGGGGCGGCGTACACGAACAACGACCTCGACACCACCACCGCGACCACCCTGTTCGACCTCGACACCGTCCAGGACCAGGTCTCCGTCCAGTCCCCGGCCAACGCGGGCAACCTCGCCCCCACGGGCAAGCTCGGCGTCGACGCCCCGCTGAACACCGGATTCGACATCTACAGCTCGGCGGGAAGCGGGGTGAACGCCGGGTACGCGGTGACGGGGGCGCGGCTGTTCACCGTCAACCTGCTGACGGGGAAGGCCAGTTCGGCGGGGACCTTCCCGAAGGGCCGCCAGGTCGTGGACCTGGCGATACCGCTGCGACAGGGCTGACCGACACGACGGCAGGGCGAGAACGGAAGAGCGGCTGACAGATGACAGCTGACAGATATTGAAATCTGTCAGCTGTCATGCCATCGTGGGGGCATGACGACCACACTGCAGACCCGCACCCTCGGATCCACCGGCCCCCAGGTCTCGGCCCTCGGTCTCGGCTGCATGGGCATGTCCGCGCTGTACGGCGGCGCCGACCGGGCCGAGTCCGTCGCGACGATCCACGCGGCCCTCGAAGCCGGCGTCACCCTGCTGGACACGGGCGACTTCTACGGAATGGGCCACAACGAACTGCTGATCGGCGAAGCCCTGCGCGCCGCGCCCGCGGCCCACCGGGAGCAGGCGCTGATCAGTGTCAAGTTCGGGGCGCTGCGCGACCCGGACGAGGGCTGGTCCGGCTACGACGGCCGCCCGGCGGCGGTGAGGAACTTCGCCGCGTACTCCCTCCAGCGCCTCGGCACCGACCACATCGACGTCTACCGGATCGCGCGCGTCGACCCCGACGTGCCGATCGAGGAGACGGTCGGCGCCATCGCGGAACTCGTCGCGAAGGGGTACGTCCGCCACATCGGCCTGAGCGAGGTGGGCGCGGAGACGATCCGTCGCGCCGCCGCCACGGCCCCGATCGCGGACCTCCAGATCGAGTACTCCCTCATCTCGCGCGGCATCGAGCGGGAGATCCTGCCGACCACGCGCGAACTGGGCATCGCGGTCACGGCGTACGGCGTCCTGTCCCGTGGGCTGATCTCCGGCCACTTCGCCCACGACCGGCAGCTGGCGCCGGGCGACTTCCGGGCCGTCTCCCCCCGCTTCCAGGGCGAGAACCTCCGGCACAACCTGGACCTGGTCGACGCCCTGCGGAAGATCGCCGAGCAGAAGGGGGCGTCCGTCGCCCAGATCGCGATCGCCTGGGTGCTCTCGCGCGGGGAGGACGTCGTCCCGCTCGTCGGGGCCCGCCGCCGGGACCGCCTCGCGGAGGCGCTGGGCGCGCTGGAGGTGACCCTGGACGCGGCCGACCTCGCGGCGATCGAGGACGCCGTACCGGCCGGCGCGGCAGCCGGCGAACGCTACCCCGCCGCCCAGATGGCACACCTCGACAGCGAGCACTGATCCGCCCGCCGGGTACGGTTCCCCCATGTCGCCGACCTCCGAGACCCTGACCGCCGAGCGCATCCTCGAAGCGACCGAGGAGGTCCTGCGCCGCCACGGGCCCGCCAAGGCCACCGTCGTCGACGTGGCCCGCGCGCTCGGCGTCAGCCACGGCAGCGTCTACCGCCACTTCCGGACGAAGGCGGTGCTGCGGGGGGCGGTGACCAAGCGCTGGCTGGACCGTACGACGGCCGACCTGACCGCCCTCGCCGCCGAGGACCGCGGTCCGGAGGACCTGCTGCGCGCCTGGCTGGCCGCGCTCTTCGAGGCCAAGCGCCGCAAGGCGGGCGACGACCCGGAGCTGTTCGCCACGTACCAGGTCCTCACGGAGGAGAACGGCCAGGTCGTCGGCGCCCATATCGCCGACCTGACGGACCAGTTGACCCAGATCGTCGGCACCGGCGTGGACTCCGGGGAGTTCGCCGCCACCGACCCGGCCGGCACCGCCCGGGCCGTCTTCCACGCCACGGCCCGCTTCCACGACCCCGCCTACGCCCCCGCCTGGCGACAGCCCGACATCGAGGCCCAGTTCGAGGCGGTCGTGGAGCTGGTGGTGCGCGGCCTGCGCACCCGCTGACGCCGTCGTCCCGACCGGGGCGCCGTGCCCCCGCGGGCTACGCCACGCAGAACTCGTTGCCCTCCGGGTCGCGCATGACCCACCAGTGGCCCGCCGGGCCCCGGTCGAACTCCTCGACGCGGGTGGCGCCCAGGGTCTCCAGACGGGTGGCCAGGGTCTCCAGGCCGTCGGGGCCCGCGTGGACGTCGATGTGGAGGCGGTTCTTGACCGTCTTGGGTTCGGGGACGTCCTGGAAGAGGAGGCGGCGACCCTTGCCGATGCCGGTGAAGGGGTCGTACGGGTCGTCGGGATGGCGGACGGCGGCGTACCCGCGGAAGACGTGGTGGCCGTGGTGCTCGGCCACGGCGGCCTCCGGGAGGTCGCCCGTGGAGAGGAGGTGCGTGATCAGGGTGCTCGGGTCCTCCACCTCGTATCCGAGCGCCGCGGCCCAGAAATCGGCCAGGGGCTGGGCGTCCCGCGTGTCGATGACCAGCTTCCAGTTCAGTGCGGCAGTCATGTAACCGGTTATATTGGTTACGTGGGTTCGTCGTCCAGGGCATCGACTCCGAAGGGGGTGTCGGGAGTGTCGGGCATCCGGCTCCGGTCGTACTCGGGGCACGTCTACCGGTTCGATCCGGGCGCCCTCTGCCTGGAGCTGCTCGTCACCGGCGGCCCCGGCGCCCTGATCCGTCACGAGGTGCTGCACACCCCCGAGGACCTGGTCCGCTGGGCCGATCAGTCCCGGCTCAGCCCCACACCCCCCGCCCTGCGCATCACGGACGACGACGTCGCGTACGCCCGTCGGCTGCGGGACGCACTGGCCCGTACGGTCGTCTCCCGGGTCTGCGGCGGCGGCCTCCCCGAGCTGGGCATAGAGCCGGCGGACGCCGCCGACCTCGACCTCGTCAACGAAGCGGCCGCCCGTCCGCCGCTCGCCCCCGCCATCGGCGCGGACGGCTCCCGGGGCTGGGCCGACGGACCGGCCACCGGCGCGCAGCTGCTGTCCACGGTCGCCCGCGACGCCGTCGACCTCCTCACCGGGCCGTACGCGCAGCGGATCCGGATGTGCGCCGGCGACCGCTGCTACCTCCTCTACGTCGACACCTCACGCCCCGGCCGCCGCCGCTGGTGCTCGATGGAGCACTGCGGCAACCGGCACAAGGTCCGGGCCCACCGGGTACGCCGCTCCGGGGTCGAACCGGCCGAGCAGTCGGGTGGTGACTGGCCGAGCAGCCGAGCAGAAGTCCCAGCGAAAGGGTGATCCCCATGTCCGCTCGATCCACCGGACTCACCAAGGACGCCGGATGGCAGGTCGGGGTCTCCCGCACTCTGCCCCAATCACCCGCCACCGTATGGGAGTTCATCAGCGGGCCGCGCGGTCTGGAGCTGTGGCTCGGGGCCGGGGCGCGGCTCACCGGCGAGCCCGGTTCCCCGTACGAGACCGACGCGGGGATCGCCGGCGAGGTGCGCGGGTACCGGCCCGGTGACCGCATCCGTGTGACGTACGGCGACACGACCGTCCAGGTCGCCGTCTCGGCGGCCGGCGGCGGCAGGTCCGTGCTCGTCTTCCACCAGGAAGGCATGGCGGGCCCCGAGGAGCGGGAACGTCAACGGGCCCACTGGCAGCGTGTGATGGACCAGGTCGCCGAGGAACTCGATCGACCGGCCTGACGGCAGGGGCCCGAGGACCTACCGCGGTGACGAGTCCGTCGGGTCCACCGTCGCCTGATGGGCCTCGGCGAGGTGCTCCTCGGCCTTCAGCCACGGCAGGAACTGCGCGCCCCTGCGCCAGCCGCAGGTGTCGCAGCTGATGGTGCGCTGCACGCCCGAGCGCCGGACGCGCACGGTGTGTTCCCGGCCGTGCTGGTCCCAGCGGGTCACCTTGCTCGTGTCGATCTGCTGCATGACGTCTCCAGCCGTATGGTCCGCGCGGTCCACGAGGTCCGTGAGGAGTGTGCGGCAAGACCAACATCAACAGGGGGGATCGACCGAGGAGTTGTCCCAGGCGTTACCCGCCGGCCGCACCCGAGTCGGTGATCCGGCGCCATGAACTCGCCGCCCTGGGGGCTTCTCGCGCAGTTCCCCGCGCCCCTCACAAGCTCTGGGGCGCCCCATGGTCTTGGGGGCGCGGGGAACTGCGCGAGCACCCACCGACGCACCCGCAGCCGCCCGACTAGCGGAGCGAACCCGCCGCGTCCCGTACCTCCACCGACTCCAGGCGCTCGGCCGTGCGCGCGGCGGTCCCCCGCGCCCACGCCCCCGTGGTGAGGGCGCCCAGGACGAGTACGGCGAAGCCGCAGGCCGCGACGATCCACCAGGCGGGGCGGGCCGCCGCGCCGAAGGAGTCGGCGTACGAGGAGGAGCCGATGCCCGCGGCCAGCACCGCGCCTATCACCGCGACGCCCAGCGTCTGCCCGATCTGGCGGCTGGTGGAGGCGACCGCGGCGGCGACTCCGGCCTGGGCGCGCGGCATGCCGGAGACGGCCGTGTTGGTGATGGGCGCGTTGACGAAGCCGAAGCCGAGGCCGAAGAGGACGTAGCCGATGACGAGGGTGACGTTCTCCGTCTCGCCCTCGAACGCGGCGAAGAGC
The DNA window shown above is from Streptomyces akebiae and carries:
- a CDS encoding helix-turn-helix domain-containing protein is translated as MSPGAGGESGNGDGGRPGDDVGRAVMAAFGQAMKTLRLRAGLDREEFGRRIGYSTATVASYEQGRRTPSPRTIDKADEVLVADGLLCLWKEQVERAQYPVFFQGMAALEKEAVELVVYDTLVVNGLLQTEEYMRALLGMRCPPLDPETIEQRVIARLARQEIFDRRPVPLLSFVMDESVLRRRYGGKGVLRGQLEQLLLIGQKRNVALQVMPLDSDESAGVDGPFTIVSRSDGKRFVYAEAQGTSALQTDPEQAVLAAARYGMIRSQALTPRESLEFIEGLLGSL
- a CDS encoding DUF397 domain-containing protein — translated: MNIVESSTVVSGLAWVKSSYSGAEGGQCVEVAAATAVVHVRDSKAVAGPVLIVSRAAWAGFVGLASSERGV
- a CDS encoding DUF4394 domain-containing protein; amino-acid sequence: MRKQAVIGVLTMAVAIGTVGAVGTGALGGSGASGGSPVSKEVSANESSETGTGTGSGTGTGVESKGGFLGGAKVPGGLKAVGLTADQRLVVFRVDKPGAAVPLGRVRGLKGDTRLVGIDYRVQNNKLYGVGDKGGVYTLREVGAKATKVSQLTAALQGTAYGVDFNPAANRLRVISDTGQNLRHNLDDPQGAPAAGTTAVDGTLTNPPVPPATAGVTARGVTGAAYTNNDLDTTTATTLFDLDTVQDQVSVQSPANAGNLAPTGKLGVDAPLNTGFDIYSSAGSGVNAGYAVTGARLFTVNLLTGKASSAGTFPKGRQVVDLAIPLRQG
- a CDS encoding aldo/keto reductase; the protein is MTTTLQTRTLGSTGPQVSALGLGCMGMSALYGGADRAESVATIHAALEAGVTLLDTGDFYGMGHNELLIGEALRAAPAAHREQALISVKFGALRDPDEGWSGYDGRPAAVRNFAAYSLQRLGTDHIDVYRIARVDPDVPIEETVGAIAELVAKGYVRHIGLSEVGAETIRRAAATAPIADLQIEYSLISRGIEREILPTTRELGIAVTAYGVLSRGLISGHFAHDRQLAPGDFRAVSPRFQGENLRHNLDLVDALRKIAEQKGASVAQIAIAWVLSRGEDVVPLVGARRRDRLAEALGALEVTLDAADLAAIEDAVPAGAAAGERYPAAQMAHLDSEH
- a CDS encoding TetR family transcriptional regulator yields the protein MSPTSETLTAERILEATEEVLRRHGPAKATVVDVARALGVSHGSVYRHFRTKAVLRGAVTKRWLDRTTADLTALAAEDRGPEDLLRAWLAALFEAKRRKAGDDPELFATYQVLTEENGQVVGAHIADLTDQLTQIVGTGVDSGEFAATDPAGTARAVFHATARFHDPAYAPAWRQPDIEAQFEAVVELVVRGLRTR
- a CDS encoding VOC family protein yields the protein MTAALNWKLVIDTRDAQPLADFWAAALGYEVEDPSTLITHLLSTGDLPEAAVAEHHGHHVFRGYAAVRHPDDPYDPFTGIGKGRRLLFQDVPEPKTVKNRLHIDVHAGPDGLETLATRLETLGATRVEEFDRGPAGHWWVMRDPEGNEFCVA
- a CDS encoding CGNR zinc finger domain-containing protein produces the protein MSGIRLRSYSGHVYRFDPGALCLELLVTGGPGALIRHEVLHTPEDLVRWADQSRLSPTPPALRITDDDVAYARRLRDALARTVVSRVCGGGLPELGIEPADAADLDLVNEAAARPPLAPAIGADGSRGWADGPATGAQLLSTVARDAVDLLTGPYAQRIRMCAGDRCYLLYVDTSRPGRRRWCSMEHCGNRHKVRAHRVRRSGVEPAEQSGGDWPSSRAEVPAKG
- a CDS encoding SRPBCC family protein, with translation MSARSTGLTKDAGWQVGVSRTLPQSPATVWEFISGPRGLELWLGAGARLTGEPGSPYETDAGIAGEVRGYRPGDRIRVTYGDTTVQVAVSAAGGGRSVLVFHQEGMAGPEERERQRAHWQRVMDQVAEELDRPA